One Clavelina lepadiformis chromosome 1, kaClaLepa1.1, whole genome shotgun sequence genomic region harbors:
- the LOC143448431 gene encoding uncharacterized protein LOC143448431: MTSMLSSRLIHGIPLLTRISSCAHIFRRWNHYKTLGVLPSATYVEIKAAYIELSKVHHPDVQAQPGQTNNTNADDFIKVKEAFEVLSNPRTRKEYDLKNYGRSSELNRFSTGEYELYRRKAASSRSKPQQDKEEMEEKVSLFSVSPRVRRLLHYLYGVIVASGVLIYFLGSRLKSKAKKDNG, encoded by the exons ATGACATCGATGCTCTCAAGTAGGCTAATTCATGGAATTCCTTTATTAACAAGAATTAGTTCATGCGCGCACATTTTTCGTCGATGGAATCATTACAAGACACTGGGAGTGCTCCCATCTGCTACGTATGTTGAAATCAAAGCAGCTTACATCGAACTGAGCAAAGTACATCACCCGGATGTCCAGGCCCAACCGGGgcaaacaaacaacacaaaTGCCGACGATTTTATAAAG GTCAAAGAAGCTTTTGAGGTGCTGAGTAACCCTCGCACTCGGAAAGAATACGACCTGAAAAATTATGGACGTTCATCAGAATTGAATAGATTTTCAACTGGAGAGTACGAACTCTATCGACGAAAAG ctgCATCATCAAGGTCAAAGCCACAGCAAGACAAAGAAGAAATGGAGGAGAAAGTCTCTCTCTTTTCCGTCTCACCAAGAGTTCGAAGACTCTTGCATTACCTGTATGGTGTTATTGTCGCATCCGgcgttttaatttatttcttagGTAGTCGCCTTAAAAGCAAAGCTAAGAAAGACAATGGCTGA
- the LOC143464353 gene encoding T-complex protein 1 subunit epsilon-like: protein MSAVGTVAFDEYGRPFIILRDQESKSRLSGIDAIKSHILAAKTVASTVRTSLGPNGLDKMMVSPDGEVTVTNDGATILDKMDVSHQIAKLMVELSKSQDDEIGDGTTGVVVLAGALLEQAEELIDRGIHPIRIADGYETAMRVALAKLDEIADDFPIDAKNTENLVQVAMTTLGSKIVTKCHRQFAEIAVNAIMSVADFDRKDVDFELIKVEGKQGGKLEDSQLIKGVLIDKDMSHPQMPKTIKNAKLAILTCPFEPPKPKTKHKLDVTSAEDYRKLQEYERKKFHEMVQQVKDAGANLAICQWGFDDEANHLLFQNDLPAVRWVGGPEIELIAIATGGRIVPRFSELTSEKLGDAGIVRELTFGTTKDRMLVIEGCKNTKAVTIFLRGGNKMIVDEAKRSVHDALCVIRNLVRDSRVVYGGGACEIACAIAVNKSADMNPSLEQYAMRAYGQALETVPLALAENSGLNPIETLSDIRAQQVNSNNPHLGIDCLQQGSPNMKEQHVLETLAGKKQQISLATQLVRMILKIDDVRSPGEGQ, encoded by the exons ATGTCTGCGGTAGGTACGGTCGCGTTTGATGAATATGGAAGACCTTTCATCATCTTACGTGATCAAGAATCGAAATCGCGTTTATCTGGAATCGATGCCATTAAG TCTCATATTCTGGCCGCCAAAACGGTTGCAAGCACCGTTCGAACTTCATTGGGACCAAATG GACTTGACAAAATGATGGTGTCACCTGATGGAGAGGTAACGGTGACCAACGATGGTGCAACTATTCTTGATAAGATGGATGTGAGCcatcaaattgcaaaacttaTGGTTGAATTGTCCAAATCTCAGGATGATGAAATCGGTGATGGTACCACTGGGGTTGTCG TCCTTGCTGGTGCTCTGCTTGAACAAGCAGAAGAGCTCATTGATCGGGGGATTCACCCGATTCGTATCGCTGATGGTTACGAAACTGCAATGCGAGTTGCTCTCGCTAAATTGGATGAAATCGCTGATGATTTTCCGATCGATGCCAAAAACACAGAAAATTTAGTTCAAGTTGCCATGACAACGCTAGGATCAAAAAT CGTCACTAAATGTCATCGCCAGTTTGCTGAGATTGCGGTTAACGCAATCATGTCAGTGGCCGACTTTGACAGGAAAGACGTTGACTTTGAACTCATCAAAGTTGAAGGCAAGCAAGGCGGAAAGCTGGAAGACAGCCAACTTATCAAAGGAGTTTTGATTGACAAGGACATGAGTCATCCTCAGATGCCCAAG ACTATCAAAAATGCCAAACTGGCCATCCTCACCTGCCCATTTGAACCGCCCAAGCCTAAAACGAAACATAAGCTTGATGTGACATCAGCTGAAGATTACAGGAAACTTCAAGAATATGAACGTAAAAAGTTTCATGAAATGGTGCAGCAG GTGAAAGACGCAGGGGCCAATCTTGCCATTTGTCAGTGGGGTTTTGACGATGAAGCAAATCATCTGTTGTTCCAAAATGATTTACCGGCGGTCAGATGGGTTGGCGGGCCTGAGATTGAG CTTATTGCCATAGCGACAGGCGGGCGCATTGTGCCGCGATTTAGTGAGTTGACTTCTGAAAAGCTCGGCGATGCAGGAATAGTTCGTGAGCTGACATTTGGAACGACCAAAGATAGAATGCTTGTCATTGAAGGATGCAAAAACACGAAAGCTGTAACAATCTTCCTTCGTGGAGGAAACAAAATG ATCGTTGATGAAGCAAAACGTTCAGTTCATGATGCCCTGTGTGTGATCCGCAACCTCGTTCGCGACAGCAGAGTCGTGTATGGTGGAGGTGCGTGTGAGATTGCCTGCGCCATTGCCGTTAACAAATCAGCAGATATG AATCCCTCATTGGAGCAATACGCCATGCGTGCTTATGGCCAGGCTCTGGAGACCGTTCCACTTGCGCTTGCTGAAAATAGCGGATTGAATCCGATTGAAACATTGTCTGATATTCGTGCGCAGCAGGTGAACAGCAACAACCCACATTTGGGGATTGATTGTCTGCAACAGGGCTCACCAA ACATGAAAGAGCAACATGTTCTGGAAACGTTGGCCGGGAAGAAGCAGCAGATTTCGCTCGCAACTCAGCTGGTTCGCATGATTCTTAAAATCGATGACGTTCGATCACCAGGAGAAGGCCAATAA
- the LOC143448885 gene encoding zinc finger MYM-type protein 1-like, which yields MASQLSGWDKAKKKRKEAAEQEKLLAKIPKLSSYFGMRAASSQLPASDAIANSSAPEDQAKQDEPDEEREDKERESSAERAEVKGDAITGEALAQTLEDITNDLGQWGKINADTREYWAKKGSKHCQHTESMFEESARQYLGESFQRRCTKTFFVRTHPLNGEKSYRQWLCYSPSTGKVFCFARKLFGGNAVQATKFVSGGFDNWRTGESRIKMHESSDGHRKAMLSFASRQREAGRVDYLAAKQVEEERCYWRQIVKRLIDVLIFLAKRGLAIRGADEIIGSPHNGNYLGIIELLAEYDTLLASHIRKYANCGKGHISYLSSTICEELVQLMGQKVQDTILKEAKKAKYFSVSIDSTPDVSHLDQLTIVIRYVLPLGPVERFLTFLPMMRHTATHMASILLNFLKENGLDVTNCRGQSYDNASNMSGRYNGVQAIVKRECKYAAFIPCCNHSLNLVGDQAVNSCAGCTRFFHFVNGLYVFLSESTYRWQKLKNRCTLTLKGLSGTRWCERADAVKALVEGWKSIQEVLDELAADKEQKADTRNQADGFSRRMDELETAVMATAWNDILCRLNSTSISLQDPTVSLNTATSLLASLVDTIQFARDRFDVYEQMAIEKVPHGEYKAEERRGRKRKRMPDEGAANEENLTPRETFKTHIYLVMIDRLLAELEKRMKAYEDISTTFGFLSELTSLSIKQIENKAQNLVSSYPDDLEDTLVAELIQFAAFMRTQKSVSVNESAELTMYKLLSSLNLSQTFPNVEIALRIYLCLMVSNASGERSFSKLGIVKGELRSSMREERLNMLALMSIEHEVLSSLDCTDMIEDFALAKARKTVV from the coding sequence ATGGCGTCTCAACTCAGTGGATGGGataaagcgaaaaagaaaaggaaagaAGCAGCAGAACAAGAAAAGCTTCTGGCGAAAATTCCAAAACTGAGTTCATACTTTGGAATGCGAGCAGCTTCGTCTCAATTGCCTGCGTCGGATGCGATTGCGAATTCGAGCGCTCCTGAAGACCAGGCCAAGCAAGATGAACCTGATGAGGAAAGAGAGGATAAAGAGCGGGAAAGTTCAGCGGAGAGAGCAGAGGTGAAAGGAGACGCTATCACTGGCGAAGCACTGGCGCAAACGCTGGAGGATATCACCAATGATTTAGGACAGTGGGGTAAAATCAACGCTGACACTCGAGAATATTGGGCCAAGAAAGGTTCAAAACACTGCCAACACACTGAATCGATGTTTGAAGAGAGCGCCAGACAATACCTAGGTGAATCATTCCAACGTCGATGCACTAAGACCTTCTTCGTGCGTACGCATCCGCTCAATGGTGAAAAATCCTATAGACAATGGTTGTGCTACTCGCCTTCGACCGGGAAGGTGTTCTGCTTTGCACGCAAGTTGTTCGGTGGTAATGCTGTTCAAGCAACCAAGTTCGTATCCGGCGGTTTCGACAATTGGAGGACAGGCGAATCCAGAATAAAAATGCATGAAAGCAGCGATGGTCATCGCAAGGCTATGTTGTCTTTTGCGAGCCGACAGAGGGAGGCCGGTCGTGTTGACTACCTAGCCGCTAAACAGGTCGAGGAAGAGCGGTGTTACTGGCGCCAGATTGTAAAGCGGCTCATCGACGTTCTGATATTCCTAGCTAAGCGTGGCCTTGCTATAAGGGGCGCGGATGAGATCATAGGTTCCCCTCATAATGGTAACTACCTTGGCATCATTGAGTTGTTGGCGGAGTACGATACTCTGCTGGCTAGCCATATTAGAAAATATGCGAACTGCGGGAAAGGTCACATTTCTTATTTGTCATCCACAATTTGCGAGGAGCTGGTGCAGCTCATGGGACAAAAGGTGCAGGACACCATCCTGAAAGAAGCCAAGAAGGCGAAGTATTTCTCTGTCTCGATTGACTCTACACCTGACGTATCACACCTCGACCAGCTAACGATTGTTATTCGATATGTTCTGCCGTTGGGTCCAGTTGAACGGTTCCTGACATTCTTGCCTATGATGAGACACACCGCTACGCACATGGCTAGCATACTTCTGAACTTTCTGAAGGAAAACGGCTTGGATGTTACTAACTGCAGAGGCCAGTCGTATGACAATGCGTCAAACATGTCAGGACGGTACAACGGTGTCCAGGCAATTGTGAAGCGAGAATGTAAATATGCTGCTTTTATTCCATGCTGCAACCACAGTTTAAACCTGGTAGGAGACCAGGCTGTTAATAGCTGCGCTGGCTGTACcaggttttttcattttgtcaatGGACTATACGTTTTCCTGTCTGAATCGACATATCGCTGGCAGAAACTGAAGAATCGCTGCACATTAACgctcaaaggtttgtctggaaCCCGATGGTGTGAACGTGCAGATGCTGTCAAAGCGCTAGTAGAAGGGTGGAAGAGCATTCAAGAAGTCCTGGATGAGCTTGCGGCAGATAAGGAGCAGAAGGCCGATACGAGAAACCAGGCCGACGGATTTTCGCGCAGGATGGACGAACTTGAGACAGCAGTTATGGCGACTGCCTGGAACGATATCCTATGCCGTCTCAACAGTACGAGCATTAGCCTCCAAGACCCTACAGTCAGTCTGAATACGGCAACTAGTTTATTGGCATCACTGGTCGACACGATTCAATTTGCACGGGACAGATTTGACGTGTATGAGCAGATGGCGATCGAAAAGGTTCCTCACGGCGAATACAAGGCTGAAGAACGTCGAGGCCGTAAGCGAAAGCGAATGCCTGATGAAGGAGCTGCAAACGAAGAAAACCTCACCCCTAGGGAAACATTCAAAACCCATATATATCTGGTCATGATCGACAGACTGTTAGCTGAACTGGAAAAGCGAATGAAGGCGTATGAGGATATATCTACAACATTCGGATTTCTTTCGGAGCTAACGTCATTGAGCATAAAGCAGATCGAGAATAAAGCTCAAAATCTCGTTTCCTCGTATCCAGATGACTTGGAAGACACGCTGGTGGCTGAGCTCATACAGTTTGCTGCATTTATGCGCACCCAGAAATCGGTGAGTGTGAACGAGTCAGCAGAGCTTACCATGTACAAGCTTTTGTCGTCGTTGAACCTTTCTCAAACATTTCCAAACGTCGAGATTGCTTTGCGCATCTATCTGTGCTTGATGGTGTCTAATGCCTCCGGCGAGCGGAGCTTCTCAAAACTGGGAATAGTCAAAGGAGAGCTGCGGTCCTCGATGAGGGAGGAAAGGCTAAACATGCTGGCGCTTATGAGCATTGAACATGAGGTGCTGAGCAGCCTTGACTGCACTGACATGATCGAAGATTTCGCGCTTGCTAAGGCTCGAAAAACAGTAGTATAA
- the LOC143469346 gene encoding signal peptidase complex subunit 3-like → MNTILARLNALFAFSLSVTAAVAFACFLTTNFLDYTQKVDIDVNKVVIKNMEEFYVGDRHDLGHIIFTLKANFTPVFNWNCKELFLYLMAEYETPQNKLNQVVLWDHIINRGENPVVNIRKRSNKYYFFDDGAFLRGNKLQISLHWNIIPNAGYLWRVPGGGSIALDLPESYGTSRI, encoded by the exons ATGAATACAATTTTAGCAAGATTGAATGCACTTTTTGCATTCAGTCTTAGTGTTACTGCAGCAGTTGCCTTTGCTTGTTTTCttacaacaaactttttgGATTATACACAAAAAGTTGACATTGACGTTAACAAAGTTGTCAT aaaaaatatGGAAGAGTTTTATGTCGGAGATCGTCATGATTTGGGTCATATTATTTTCACGCTGAAAGCCA ACTTTACTCCAGTTTTTAATTGGAACTGCAAGGAATTGTTCCTCTACTTGATGGCTGAGTACGAAACACCACAGAATAAGTTAAACCAAGTTGTTCTTTGGGACCACATTATCAACAGAGGAGAGAATCCTGTGGTCAACATAAGAAAGAGGAGCAACAAGTATTACTTTTTTGACGATGGAGCGTTTTTAAG gggaaacaaattgcaaatttcCTTGCACTGGAATATTATTCCTAATGCTGGCTATCTGTGGAGGGTTCCTGGAGGTGGCAGCATTGCTCTTGATTTGCCCGAGAGTTACGGAACATCTAGAATATGA
- the LOC143445157 gene encoding mitofusin-2-like, with amino-acid sequence MDGRILDGSGDMSSPLKHFTNAKKRINNIFLDIGKYIGEFSSFIDDVEKNDDETAVVDDMVRNDILASLEKVNGIKDMISRNHMKVVFFGRTSNGKSSVINAMLWDKILPSGIGHTTNCFLSIAGCNGDGKNGDDTKGYLLCGETEERRGIGSVTQLSHALSQESMSSDSQIQIFWPKTKCPLLKDDVVLVDSPGIDVSSDIDQWIDNYCLDADVFILVANAESTLMLVEKKFFHQVNEKLSKPNIFILNNRWDASASEPELMEEVRQQHLERGISFLADELKVVTKQQAKDRVFFVSAKEALQTRRNKLNGKPDNTANMAEGHQARLMEFAKFEHEFEECISQSATRTKFEYPSQRASRIIDALYSRAQWLHERSTQLIQEGNNQKMYLEGRLEDIDFKMKFITQQCKESIANLATEAERQVRRAMTDEIRCLPMLVDEFQRPFHPNHMVLRVYKSELYKHVDEGLGRNLSARCSSALQKQINKIRGEMIEMVRPLLIPDSARSPESESESSSVDAKIPGNTQQQKSVRFFRSLMRSASQQPTFDMSYDIDCASLCADFQEDVGFRFSLGFTQLMARFMGNKEARRMRLGGFAADASQIAPTPPATNYHPGLPEDHVGVHGRAEPVMAEDVLWSLTSGYFKFTQSHSTFFVVFIGMIPYVLWKAIGWRAVAFSVVSYGALYAYERLTWTSNAKEKMLKRQFVEHAGDKLNLVITFTSSNCSHQVQQELSGTFAQLCSDVEDVRNDIQDEIQVLLKRQRHFSTVQARAKTLRNKAGWLASELDSFSKAFLSAPPVYQENGTS; translated from the coding sequence ATGGATGGTAGAATTTTGGATGGATCCGGAGATATGTCGTCGccattaaaacatttcacaaatgcaaagaagaggataaacaatattttcctTGACATCGGAAAATACATCGGAGAGTTTTCAAGTTTTATAGATgatgttgaaaaaaatgatgaCGAAACTGCAGTGGTGGATGACATGGTGAGGAATGACATTCTTGCCTCTCTGGAAAAGGTCAATGGAATAAAAGACATGATCTCTCGAAACCACATGAAGGTCGTGTTCTTCGGTCGCACGAGCAACGGCAAGAGTTCAGTGATAAATGCAATGCTGTGGGACAAAATCCTTCCCAGTGGGATCGGCCACACAACAAATTGCTTTCTTTCCATTGCCGGATGTAATGGAGATGGAAAGAATGGAGACGACACCAAGGGCTATCTACTCTGTGGTGAAACAGAAGAACGTCGTGGCATCGGTAGCGTTACCCAGCTGAGCCATGCCCTTAGCCAAGAAAGCATGTCTAGCGACAGccaaatacaaatattttggCCGAAAACTAAGTGTCCGTTGCTAAAGGACGATGTTGTTCTTGTTGACAGTCCTGGCATCGACGTTAGTTCCGACATTGATCAGTGGATTGACAACTACTGTTTAGACGCcgatgtatttattttagtcgCAAACGCAGAGTCAACTTTGATGCTTGTGGAGAAGAAGTTCTTCCATCAAGTTAacgaaaaactttcaaaaccgAACATTTTCATCTTGAACAATAGATGGGATGCGTCGGCATCCGAGCCGGAACTGATGGAAGAAGTTCGGCAACAACATCTTGAGCGAGGAATCTCATTCCTCGCTGATGAGTTGAAAGTTGTGACCAAGCAACAAGCCAAAGATCGTGTTTTCTTCGTGTCCGCGAAGGAAGCGCTACAAACTCGACGGAACAAGTTAAATGGCAAGCCTGACAACACGGCCAACATGGCAGAGGGGCATCAGGCAAGATTAATGgaatttgcaaagtttgaaCATGAGTTTGAAGAATGTATCTCCCAGTCAGCAACACGAACCAAATTTGAGTACCCCTCTCAGCGGGCCTCAAGAATAATTGACGCTCTCTACAGCAGGGCCCAGTGGCTTCATGAACGCTCCACACAACTCATTCAAGAAGGCAACAACCAGAAGATGTACCTGGAGGGCCGGTTGGAGGATATTGACTTTAAGATGAAATTCATCACGCAGCAGTGCAAAGAGAGCATTGCTAATCTTGCCACGGAAGCAGAGAGGCAAGTCAGAAGAGCGATGACCGACGAGATTCGTTGTCTTCCGATGCTTGTTGATGAGTTTCAGCGACCTTTCCACCCCAACCACATGGTGCTTCGTGTTTACAAATCCGAGTTGTACAAACATGTTGACGAGGGGTTGGGGAGAAATCTTTCTGCCCGATGCAGCTCTGCCTTGCAGAAGCAAATCAATAAAATCCGCGGTGAAATGATCGAAATGGTTCGACCTCTCCTCATCCCAGACTCAGCTCGTAGCCCAGAAAGTGAGTCAGAGTCTAGTTCAGTTGATGCCAAGATACCTGGAAACACTCAGCAACAGAAATCCGTCCGTTTTTTCAGATCCCTAATGAGATCGGCCTCTCAGCAACCAACATTTGACATGTCGTATGATATAGACTGCGCTAGCTTATGTGCAGACTTCCAAGAGGACGTTGGATTCAGGTTTTCGCTGGGATTCACACAGCTGATGGCGCGGTTCATGGGAAACAAGGAAGCGAGACGAATGCGGCTTGGTGGCTTTGCAGCCGATGCCTCTCAAATTGCTCCGACCCCACCAGCTACAAATTACCATCCTGGTTTGCCCGAGGATCACGTGGGGGTGCACGGCCGTGCAGAACCTGTTATGGCTGAGGATGTCCTTTGGTCGCTTACGTCCGGTTACTTTAAATTCACACAGAGTCATTCCACCTTTTTTGTGGTATTTATCGGCATGATCCCGTATGTACTTTGGAAGGCGATAGGTTGGAGAGCCGTTGCATTTTCTGTTGTGTCATATGGTGCGTTGTACGCTTATGAACGACTTACGTGGACGTCAAATGCAAAAGAGAAAATGCTTAAGAGGCAATTTGTGGAGCACGCTGGGGACAAACTGAACCTCGTGATCACCTTCACCAGCTCAAACTGCTCCCACCAGGTGCAACAGGAACTATCTGGAACATTTGCACAGCTGTGTAGTGATGTAGAAGATGTAAGAAATGACATCCAAGATGAAATTCAAGTCCTTCTCAAGAGACAGCGACATTTTTCAACCGTCCAAGCTCGAGCAAAGACACTTCGTAACAAGGCGGGATGGCTCGCATCCGAGCTGGACTCATTTTCAAAAGCATTCTTGAGCGCACCTCCAGTTTACCAAGAAAATGGCACCTCTTAA
- the LOC143445174 gene encoding PRA1 family protein 2-like isoform X1, with product MTSNEVHLPPFRNIDDFILASARFGPPDYQNKERWNNRILQNLLYYQTNYFVVALTAFLLVMYISPLETILGGAIVSGLLVVLFYVSQNRTNVEQFKRDYPFAVIFMVTAISTMVMYTFGSIAVFVFSVALPMLLTLLHASFRMRNLKNKVQNKVEAVGLKKTPMGAFLRAFNQDIQISF from the exons ATGACATCCAACGAGGTCCATCTTCCGCCATTCCGGAATATCGACGACTTTATTTTGGCCAGCGCAAGATTCGGTCCGCCAGACTATCAAAACAAGGAAAGATGGAACAACAGAATCCTACAAAATCTTCTTTATTACCAAACAAACTACTTTGTTGTCGCACTCACTGCTTTCCTCCTTGTCAT GTATATTAGTCCACTAGAAACCATTCTTGGAGGCGCAATAGTGTCGGGATTACTAGTTGTTTTGTTCTATGTATCACAAAACAG AACCAACGTTGAACAATTTAAAAGAGATTACCCCTTCGCTGTTATATTCATGGTCACGGCTATCTCCACAATGGTCATGTACACATTTGGATCTATCGCTGTGTTCGTGTTCAGTGTTGCTCTGCCGATGCTGT TGACCTTACTTCACGCCTCATTTCGGATgaggaatttaaaaaacaaagttcAAAACAAGGTTGAGGCTGTCGGCTTGAAGAAAACGCCGATGGGAGCTTTCTTGAGAGCTTTCAATCAGGACATTCAAATTTCTTTCTAA
- the LOC143445174 gene encoding PRA1 family protein 3-like isoform X2, translating into MTSNEVHLPPFRNIDDFILASARFGPPDYQNKERWNNRILQNLLYYQTNYFVVALTAFLLVMYISPLETILGGAIVSGLLVVLFYVSQNRTNVEQFKRDYPFAVIFMVTAISTMVMYTFGSIAVFVFSVALPMLCKSMTISECWFELNSLIYRNVQL; encoded by the exons ATGACATCCAACGAGGTCCATCTTCCGCCATTCCGGAATATCGACGACTTTATTTTGGCCAGCGCAAGATTCGGTCCGCCAGACTATCAAAACAAGGAAAGATGGAACAACAGAATCCTACAAAATCTTCTTTATTACCAAACAAACTACTTTGTTGTCGCACTCACTGCTTTCCTCCTTGTCAT GTATATTAGTCCACTAGAAACCATTCTTGGAGGCGCAATAGTGTCGGGATTACTAGTTGTTTTGTTCTATGTATCACAAAACAG AACCAACGTTGAACAATTTAAAAGAGATTACCCCTTCGCTGTTATATTCATGGTCACGGCTATCTCCACAATGGTCATGTACACATTTGGATCTATCGCTGTGTTCGTGTTCAGTGTTGCTCTGCCGATGCTGTGTAAGTCAATGACTATCAGTGAGTGCTGGTTTGAGTTAAATTCACTCATTTATCGAAATGTACAACTC TGA